The Flavobacterium sp. 20NA77.7 genome includes the window TTAATAGAAGCTATTGTTTTTGTAGGATTTGTTACTGCTTGTCTTTTTGCAGGATCACCTACTTTAATTTCACCACCTTCCACAAATGCGATAACGGATGGTGTGGTTCTTTTTCCTTCTGCGTTTGCAATTACTACAGGCTCTCCACCTTCCATCACTGCCACACAAGAATTTGTTGTACCTAAGTCAATTCCAATAATTTTACTCATAATCTTTATTTACTTTATTGTGTATGTTTTGTTTCGTTTTTTTTAAACTTGTTTGCTATAAGTCAAGTTTTATGCCATTAGTTCTTTTGTGTGTTTTTTGGCAGAAATATAAAAATAGCACTGACAGATTGACATTTTTAAGACATTTTTACTTTTATTTCCTACGAATAATTTAGTCTGAATACATTAAATCGTATCTTTGTCCCATAATACAAAATATATGACCTTTCAAGATTTAAATCTACACCGCAATATTGTTGAAGTACTTAAAGAAGAAAACTACATTGCACCCACACCCATACAAGAACAAGCTATTCCAATTATTTTAGAAGGACACGATTTAGTAGGTTGTGCGCAAACGGGCACAGGAAAAACGGCTGCATTTGCCATTCCAATTTTAAATTATTTACACCCTATTGTTGGGTCTAAAAATAAACGTAAGACACTACGAACCCTTATATTAGCACCAACCCGTGAATTAGCACATCAAATTTTGGATAGTTTTAATACCTACGGTAAGTACATGACAACGAAAGCGATGGTAATTTATGGTGGTGTAAATCAAGTGCCTCAGGTGCAACAATTAAAAGAAGGGGTAGATGTATTGATTGCTACTCCCGGCCGATTACTTGATTTACATAAACAAGGGCATATCGATTTAAATCATTTGCATCATGTGGTTATTGATGAGGCAGACCAAATGCTAGATATGGGGTTTATCAATGATGTAAAAAAAATAATCAAATTAACTCCAGAAAATAGACAAACACTTTTGTTTTCAGCTACGATGCCAGTGGCTATAAGAGAATTAGCAGATGCATTTTTGACTAAACCAAAATTTGTTTCGGTAACGCCTGTTTCAAGTACAGCTGAAAAAGTAAATCAGAAAGTATATTTTGTTCAAAAGGAAGATAAAAGAAAATTATTAATTCATTTGTTGCAAAATGAAAACTATGCGAATGCTTTGGTTTTTGTTCGTACCAAACATAGTGCAGACAATGTGGTAAAAGCACTTAAAAAGCATGAAATTTCAGCGGCTGCCATTCATGGCGATAAATCGCAATCGGCTCGATTACGAGTTTTAGATGAATTTAAAACCAAACAAATTTCTATATTAGTGGCTACCGATATTGCGGCTAGAGGAATTGATATTGATTTATTGCCTTATGTGATTAATTTTGATATTCCAAATATTCCTGAAACCTATGTGCATCGTATCGGAAGAACGGGTAGAGCCGGAAATGAAGGTTTGGCCATTTCTTTTTGTGGAAAAGACGAATTGGCATATTGGAAAGACATTGAAAAACTTACCCGTCAGCAAATAAAAGTCGTTAAAGACAATCCGTTTCCATTTAGAGAATTTACGGAAGAAGAAAAAGCAGCGAAACAAAACGACAGAAGAAATCCTAGAAAGCAAAATCAACAAAAACCTAATGGATCAAATCCTTCCAAGAAAAAAAAGAGAAGGTATTAGGTTGTTTTGTTAGCCATAGGAGTTTTAAAGTTAGCTACGCTTTGGTAGGCTGTGTTTCGGGTGAATTTTAGATATTTCTACTTTTCTTCAACTAAAAAAACTACTTTTAAATTCTAAATTCTAAATTCTAAATTCTAAATTTGCATGATAACGTTTTAGGTATGGAATGTATTTCAGTTTTTGATATGTTGAAAATAGGTGTGGGGCCTTCAAGTTCTCATACATTGGGTCCTTGGCGTGCTGCCGAACGTTTTTTGGCAAAACTTAGAGAGCAAGGAGTTATAGATACTATCAATAGTGTCAACGTAGATTTGTATGGTTCATTATCTTTAACGGGTAAAGGGCATGCCACAGATTTGGCCGTTATGTTAGGTTTAAGTGGTGCTGATCCAGAATATATACCTGTTGAAAGTATAGACGTAATTATTTCGGCTATCAAAAATAAGAATGAAATCTTTTTAGGTAACGAAATTATTATTCCTTTTCATGCAGATAAGGATATCGTTTTTCATCGTAATTTTTTACCTTTTCATGCAAATGGTTTGCGTTTTACGGCCATAACAGATACGAATGAGTATACGGAAACCTATTATTCAATAGGAGGTGGATTTGTGGTTCAGGAAGATGAGAATGATGCTGCTGAAAAACTAAAATGTGCTTTTCCGTTCCCGGTGGATAAAGCAACAGAATTATTGGCTTACTGTGAAAAAGAGAACAAGAAAATATCTGAAATTGTTTTAGCTAATGAGTTGTCTATGCGTTCAGAAGATCAGGTACATAACGAATTACTCCGTATTTGGGATACCATGCTCGAATGTATGTACATAGGTTGTCACACTGAAGGCACGCTTCCGGGTGGCTTAAATGTAAGAAGACGGGCTTATGATATGCATAAGAATTTAATTGGTGTCTTGCCTTATGAAGATCCCTATTCTTGGCTTCAAATCATTAGACAAACAGAAGTAAAGTTTCGTCAAATTTTAAAATGGGTTTCTTGTTTTGCTTTGGCAGTAAACGAAGTTAATGCTTCATTAGGGAGAGTAGTAACGGCACCAACAAATGGAAGTGCGGGAGTGATACCAGCGGTGTTGATGTATTATATGGTGATAGAAAATCATGAAGCAGACGAAACTCATATCAAACAATTTTTATTAGTAGCAGGTGAAGTAGGTAGTATCTTTAAAAAAGGGGCTACGATTTCAGCAGCAATGGGGGGGTGTCAAGCGGAAATCGGCGTGTCGAGTGCTATGGCGGCTGCAGCTTTGTGTGAAGTAATGGGTGGTACGCCCGATCAAGTATTGATGGCTGCCGAAATTGCCATGGAGCACCATCTTGGACTCACTTGCGACCCTATAGGTGGTTTAGTACAGATACCTTGTATAGAACGCAATACAATGGGTGCCATTAAAGCAATTAATGCGGCAGAATTAGCTTTAGAAACCGATGCTAAAAATGCTAAAGTTCCCTTAGATAAAGTCGTTAATACCATGTGGGAAACCGCAAAAGATATGAACTCAAAATACAAGGAAACTTCTGAAGGTGGCCTCGCTGTAGGAGTAGGTCTAGCAGATTGTTAAGTAGTATTAAATTTAGTAAAATTTACCATGAAAAAAAATCTATTTGTTTTATTTTATACGTTGATTATTATAGCTGTTGGTCATGCTCAAAAAAAACAAGCTCTTCAACCAAATGGCTATGTGATTTCTATTGCTGCTAAAAATATACAAAACGAAAAATTGCTGTTGTATATGCAATATGGTACCTCAAAAAAACAAATTGTTACGGATAGTACTGTAATAAAAACGAATGATCAAAAAATTGAGTTTAAAGAAGATAAAAAAATAATTGGAGCCATCTATTTTTTCAAATTAGCTTCACAATCAAATCCCATAGAATTAGCAATTGATAATGGTGCTCGTTTTTCAATCACAATAAACGATAAAAATATTGATAATCTACAAGTTAATAATAATGAGTTAAATAAAGACTTTATTAATTTTCAAAGACAAAACAAGACTACTTCAATAGACGTAAAGACCGCTGCTCGAACAGTTTTAATTCAAAAATATCCAACTTCTATTTTAAATTTATATTTGGCAATTGAAAATAAAATAGTTGCGCCAATTCCTACTACTGATATCGAAAAGATAGCGTATAGAGATGCCTATTTTAATTTTATGAAGCGCGATGATAAAAGGGTTTATTTGTTGCCAAATATTAATAAATTTTTATACAGATACATTCAAATTTTACCCGTAACTAATGAAAATTACATAGCTAATATTGATGTGGCTTTAAAAGGTTTAGATTGTAATTCTAAAAGTTATCCTGTATTTGCTAAGTACTTTTTATCAAACTTAACTTTTTTTGAATCTAAAAATTTAGAAAAGGCTTATAACCATTTGTATACCAATTATGTGAAAGATAATCCGTGTAAGTCATTTACTAATTCAGATTTGAATTCGTATAGTAATCGATTTGATACCAATCAAAAAGTGCCTATGGGTGCTACAATTCCTGATGCAGAGTTTATTACGAAGGATAGTGTTGCTTACAGTCTTTCAAAAATATATACCGAAAACGATTATACCTTTATTGCTTTCTATAGCCCGTCATGTCCTCATTGTGAAGAAAAAATGCCTCAAGTTGCTGCTTATTTCAACACGGCTACAAAACGATTACCAAACAAGAAAATCCAATTAGTAGCGATTCTTAATGATGTAATTGAAGAGAAATGGCAGTCTTTTATAATAGCTAAAAACTTAACGAATGTACTAAATCTGAAATCTACCGACGCGACACGCAAGTACCAACAAGATTTAAATGCGTTTTCCAATCCGTCTTACTATTTAGTAGATAAAACAGGCACTGTGCTTTTAAAATCATTTAATACGCAGGCATTGAATGAACTCATGCAGAATTAGTTGTTAGTGATTAGTGACTAGTAATTAGTGAATGTTAATGGGAGTGGTTAGTCTCAGTCTCAGTGGTTAGTGTTAAAAGTTTCAGGTTTAGCTTCGCTCAGTTCGGCTTCGCCTCGGGTCAAGTTTCAGGTTTCAAGTTCTAACTCCAAATCCCAAATCGTATTTTTTTTGGTTATTGGTAATAGGTTATGGGAAATGGGTGTCTTTTTACAGTATACTGTATTCATTCCTCCGTCTCTTCGAGTAGCGTAGCGTATCGAGAAGCAAACTTTTAGTTTTCAGTCATAGTCACAGTTTTCGGTTATTAGTGAAAAGTTGTAACTCCTAACTCCCAACTCTCAAATTCGTTGCGTTCCTTGCGGTTAAGCATCGTTTTGCTCTGTTTGGCATTAAAAGCTATAGCTGAGTGTGGTTAGCCAATACAAATTGTTTTTTTTGGTACTGTTAGCTAAGACGTTTTCTGTAGCGTGGTACCATTTTCCTTCGGTGCGTAATTTAATTTTTTTACTAAATGAATAATCAACGTTAATACTGTTGCCGATGGTTTTAAAAGGCACCAATAAAATCGATTGAATCAGAACGTTTTCTCTGTCTTGGTAATATTCTAAACGATGTGCCACAGCCCATTTACTAGTTACTTGGTATTGATTAATGACAACTGGACTCAACCATGTTGCAAACCCTGAACTGGCATATCTTTTTTGCCAACCTATATCAAAACCTATTTGTGTTTTAAATGAATCGTTCCATGTTTTATCTAGGTAAAAATTAGAAAAAATTCGTGTTACATAATTTTCATTAACTTGAATATCACCTATGAATGTACTCCAATTGTATAACGTGTTTTTTGAAGGTTTGAATTGTACTTGGCTGCCAAAATTTGGAAGCTTATTTACTGAGCTTGAAATGGTTTGCCAACCATTGGATAGCATTATGGCCAAAAACCATTTTTCGTTAAATTGGTGGTTAAATTTAACTCCAGTCATGTAATAAGGTGAGTTTTCAGCTAATAAAGAACGAGAAGCTGTTAAATTTGTAGCTGATGTTGCTGTTTCAAAACCTATGTAACTTGGTAAAATACCAACTTCAATAGATGATTTAGTACTGAGTGTTACACCTATTGAAGCTTCATTTAGCCATTGCTGTGCTTTAGGATAATTAGTTTTAGCATATGTCCCTGTTTGAATGGCTATTTTAGCATAAAAATTGCGATAGGTTAGTTGTGTTTTGAGTAAGGCTAAATTAATTTTAGCATTTGATTTTGTGGTATGATTATATAGAAAAGGCTCTATTTTAGTCTCGTTTCCAGCGTGTGTTGCCGTGTTGTAATACGCATCAACATAGCCTGAGAAGTCAAGTGAAATCTTAGAATTTAAACTGTCTTTTTCTTGAGAAAAAAGGAAAATATTACTAGAAAAGAAAATTCCTAAAAAGAGATGTTTCATTTTATAAAAGTATTAAAGTTTTGTCATCATAAAAATAAATTTCAATTATATCTTTATGATTTATAATTAGCTCAACCCCCTTAAAATCAAAAATGTTAGTTATGATGATTTCTGAGTTATCAGTTTGTTTTATTACCCATTTTGAGACAAAATTAGAACTTCCATGAAAAAATCCACAAATAACACCTATAATTTCTGAAGAATTTTTCAATTTGATTTTAATATTTAAATTAGATAGCGTACTTAATTTGTCATAGATAATTTTTGATTTATCTAGTTTCATAATTATCTCTTTTTAATTCAATATTACTTATTGGTTGATAAATTAGAGGTGCATGTTCTATTATAACATCACTTTTATCAAGCCCAAATGCTTTTTCATCACTAATACTAAGATTTTTAAGATGTTTATAACCATTTAATAATAAACTATCAATTACTTTAAATTCATTCTCAACTGATAAATATTTTTCGATCACAACAAATTTAAAATCAGGTTCAGAATTGTATTTAGTAGAACCATCTGGGCGAATGTGTAAATTCAATTCTTTATTTGCCACTAATTCTTGAACTATTTTTTTGAAATACAATTCGGTTTTAGGCTGAATTCTAAACCCAACATTAATATTAACTTTTATAACTTTGTCATCAATTAATTCTGAGACATTATAGTTTAATGTGTAAGGTTCATTAGTTCTGTTTAAATGTAAAAACCAATAAACATCTGCTCTTTTCGGTTTTTTAGAGAAAATAGATTTAATAATTTTTTCTTCTATTTGGTGTCTTCTATCTGCTTTTGTAAGATAAATTAAATGAGTTGCGAATTTCGGTATTCCATCATCTTCACTCAACTCGGCTAATTGATTACTATATTTACCTAATTCAGTAAATTTTGTAAATCTATTGTGTATATTTCTGGCATTATACCAAACGTACATAATCATAAAAATTCCTAATTCAAAAAACAAAAACATCCATCTCTCTTTGATTTTTGCTACGTTAGCAATGAAAAATGATGATTCTACTATTGCAAATAATCCTACAATTAAGAACACGGCATATTTATTCCATTTTAATCTAAATCTTAAGAAATAACCTAATAATAAAGTTGTCATCATCATAGTTATGGTTATTGAAAACCCATATGCGGCTTCCATATGTTCTGAAGAGCGGAAATATAAAATCATTAATACACAACCAAACCATAGCACATTATTTACACTAGGAATATAAATTTGACCTTTTAATTCAGAAGGTTGACGCACTGCAACTCTTGGCCAAAAGTTTAAATTTATAGCTTCATTAATTAAAGTATAACTTCCACTAATTAAAGCTTGGGAAGCAATTACAGTAGCCAAAGTAGCTATGATAATACTAGGCAGTAAAAACCAAGAAGGTATTATTTCAAAAAAAGGATTTCTACCATTTAAAAAATCTTCGTTTTGGTGCATTAACCAAGCTGCTTGACCTAAATAAGCAGTAACTAAACTTATTTTTACAAAAATCCAGCTAATTCTAATGTTTTTTATACCACAATGACCCAAATCAGAATATAAAGCTTCAGCTCCTGTTGTACAAAGGAAAACAGAACCTAATAGCCAAAAACCTTTTGGATATTGAGTTAGCATTTCATACGCATATTTTGGACTTAAAGCTTTTAAAATATCTGGATGCAGTAAAATTTGACTAAAACCAGCAATTAAAAGCATACTAAACCAAACCATCATTATAGGACCAAAAAACTTACCAATTGTTTGTGTGCCAAAGCGTTGAAAAAAGAAAAGTAAGGACAAAATAACGACAACTAAGCTTACAACTACATTATTTCCAGCAACGATAATGTCTTGTAAACCATTCACCATTCCTAGACCTTCAACGGCTGATGCAACAGAAATAGGAGGTGTAATAATTCCGTCAGCTAGAAGGGTTGTAGCTCCTAATACAGCAGGAATTACTAATTTTTTACCATATCTTTTCACTAATGCATACAATGAAAAAATTCCACCTTCACCATTGTT containing:
- a CDS encoding KUP/HAK/KT family potassium transporter: METKIGTTNKVTAATLLVALGIIYGDIGTSPLYALKAVIGTRKIDEVLVYGGLSAIFWTLILQTSVKYIWLTLKGDNNGEGGIFSLYALVKRYGKKLVIPAVLGATTLLADGIITPPISVASAVEGLGMVNGLQDIIVAGNNVVVSLVVVILSLLFFFQRFGTQTIGKFFGPIMMVWFSMLLIAGFSQILLHPDILKALSPKYAYEMLTQYPKGFWLLGSVFLCTTGAEALYSDLGHCGIKNIRISWIFVKISLVTAYLGQAAWLMHQNEDFLNGRNPFFEIIPSWFLLPSIIIATLATVIASQALISGSYTLINEAINLNFWPRVAVRQPSELKGQIYIPSVNNVLWFGCVLMILYFRSSEHMEAAYGFSITITMMMTTLLLGYFLRFRLKWNKYAVFLIVGLFAIVESSFFIANVAKIKERWMFLFFELGIFMIMYVWYNARNIHNRFTKFTELGKYSNQLAELSEDDGIPKFATHLIYLTKADRRHQIEEKIIKSIFSKKPKRADVYWFLHLNRTNEPYTLNYNVSELIDDKVIKVNINVGFRIQPKTELYFKKIVQELVANKELNLHIRPDGSTKYNSEPDFKFVVIEKYLSVENEFKVIDSLLLNGYKHLKNLSISDEKAFGLDKSDVIIEHAPLIYQPISNIELKRDNYETR
- a CDS encoding DEAD/DEAH box helicase, translating into MTFQDLNLHRNIVEVLKEENYIAPTPIQEQAIPIILEGHDLVGCAQTGTGKTAAFAIPILNYLHPIVGSKNKRKTLRTLILAPTRELAHQILDSFNTYGKYMTTKAMVIYGGVNQVPQVQQLKEGVDVLIATPGRLLDLHKQGHIDLNHLHHVVIDEADQMLDMGFINDVKKIIKLTPENRQTLLFSATMPVAIRELADAFLTKPKFVSVTPVSSTAEKVNQKVYFVQKEDKRKLLIHLLQNENYANALVFVRTKHSADNVVKALKKHEISAAAIHGDKSQSARLRVLDEFKTKQISILVATDIAARGIDIDLLPYVINFDIPNIPETYVHRIGRTGRAGNEGLAISFCGKDELAYWKDIEKLTRQQIKVVKDNPFPFREFTEEEKAAKQNDRRNPRKQNQQKPNGSNPSKKKKRRY
- a CDS encoding TlpA family protein disulfide reductase, with the translated sequence MKKNLFVLFYTLIIIAVGHAQKKQALQPNGYVISIAAKNIQNEKLLLYMQYGTSKKQIVTDSTVIKTNDQKIEFKEDKKIIGAIYFFKLASQSNPIELAIDNGARFSITINDKNIDNLQVNNNELNKDFINFQRQNKTTSIDVKTAARTVLIQKYPTSILNLYLAIENKIVAPIPTTDIEKIAYRDAYFNFMKRDDKRVYLLPNINKFLYRYIQILPVTNENYIANIDVALKGLDCNSKSYPVFAKYFLSNLTFFESKNLEKAYNHLYTNYVKDNPCKSFTNSDLNSYSNRFDTNQKVPMGATIPDAEFITKDSVAYSLSKIYTENDYTFIAFYSPSCPHCEEKMPQVAAYFNTATKRLPNKKIQLVAILNDVIEEKWQSFIIAKNLTNVLNLKSTDATRKYQQDLNAFSNPSYYLVDKTGTVLLKSFNTQALNELMQN
- a CDS encoding L-serine ammonia-lyase, whose translation is MECISVFDMLKIGVGPSSSHTLGPWRAAERFLAKLREQGVIDTINSVNVDLYGSLSLTGKGHATDLAVMLGLSGADPEYIPVESIDVIISAIKNKNEIFLGNEIIIPFHADKDIVFHRNFLPFHANGLRFTAITDTNEYTETYYSIGGGFVVQEDENDAAEKLKCAFPFPVDKATELLAYCEKENKKISEIVLANELSMRSEDQVHNELLRIWDTMLECMYIGCHTEGTLPGGLNVRRRAYDMHKNLIGVLPYEDPYSWLQIIRQTEVKFRQILKWVSCFALAVNEVNASLGRVVTAPTNGSAGVIPAVLMYYMVIENHEADETHIKQFLLVAGEVGSIFKKGATISAAMGGCQAEIGVSSAMAAAALCEVMGGTPDQVLMAAEIAMEHHLGLTCDPIGGLVQIPCIERNTMGAIKAINAAELALETDAKNAKVPLDKVVNTMWETAKDMNSKYKETSEGGLAVGVGLADC
- a CDS encoding outer membrane beta-barrel protein; translation: MKHLFLGIFFSSNIFLFSQEKDSLNSKISLDFSGYVDAYYNTATHAGNETKIEPFLYNHTTKSNAKINLALLKTQLTYRNFYAKIAIQTGTYAKTNYPKAQQWLNEASIGVTLSTKSSIEVGILPSYIGFETATSATNLTASRSLLAENSPYYMTGVKFNHQFNEKWFLAIMLSNGWQTISSSVNKLPNFGSQVQFKPSKNTLYNWSTFIGDIQVNENYVTRIFSNFYLDKTWNDSFKTQIGFDIGWQKRYASSGFATWLSPVVINQYQVTSKWAVAHRLEYYQDRENVLIQSILLVPFKTIGNSINVDYSFSKKIKLRTEGKWYHATENVLANSTKKNNLYWLTTLSYSF